From Polypterus senegalus isolate Bchr_013 unplaced genomic scaffold, ASM1683550v1 scaffold_3778, whole genome shotgun sequence, the proteins below share one genomic window:
- the LOC120519301 gene encoding zinc finger protein 501-like, with protein MLTPVSSSETFMGLDMSDHQEIHQKIPKEEKTHLCTGCGKSFILDAGLRFQHTEQVPYECTDCEKTFNRHHQGDHARDKPYQCNECGKSFRFGAVLKNHQRIHSSEKPYQCNKCGKSFTQSTSFSRHTKLHKEQPPCQCELCGKTFSQRRYLTYHQRTHSGEKAFQCNECGKSFKHSASLRIHMAIHTEGQLCQSEPCGNTFSHQRYLAPHPRTNTGEKTYQCNECGKSFLLGTGLRNHKRTHTVEKPYQCNECGKSFKQKANCFIHMRIHTGEKPYQCTECGKSFMWHAHFRLHLRYHTGEKAYQCSDCGKSFTHRSNLSQHQKIHSGVKPYQCEECGKAFTYNTNLSQHRKVHTGEKPHQCNTCGKSFRTISNLKQHSTFHTGQKPYQCNECGKSFWRKSCLKEHAALHTGEKPFHTGGKRLPCNECGKQFTNLENLRRHCKAHQTERPYQCNECEKTFKQRGHLLVHQRSHTGEKPHHCAECGKSFTQRINLVNHQRIHSGERPFQGAE; from the coding sequence atgcttaCTCCAGTATCCTCATCAGAGACATTTATGGGCTTGGATATGTCAGATCATCAAGAAATACACCAGAAAattccaaaagaagaaaaaacacatctATGCACTGGCTGTGGAAAGAGTTTCATTTTGGATGCAGGCCTTAGATTCCAACATACAGAACAAGTCCCTTACGAATGTACAGACTGTGAGAAGACTTTCAATCGGCATCATCAGGGAGATCACGCACGGGACAAACCTTACCAATGTAACGAGTGCGGAAAGAGTTTCAGATTTGGTGCAGTCCTCAAAAATCACCAGAGAATTCATAGCAGTGAGAAACCGTACCAATGTAATAAATGTGGAAAGAGTTTCACACAGAGTACAAGCTTTAGTCGCCACACGAAACTTCACAAAGAGCAACCACCTTGCCAGTGTGAGCTGTGTGGGAAGACGTTCAGCCAGCGAAGATATCTTACATATCATCAGAGAACCCACTCAGGAGAGAAAGCTTTCCAGTGTAATGAATGTGGGAAAAGTTTCAAACACAGTGCCAGCCTTAGAATTCACATGGCCATTCACACAGAGGGCCAGCTATGCCAAAGTGAGCCTTGTGGGAACACTTTCAGCCATCAACGATATCTCGCACCCCATCCAAGAACTAACACAGGGGAGAAAACTTACCAGTGTAATGAATGTGGGAAGAGTTTCTTACTGGGCACAGGACTTAGAAATCATAAGAGAACTCACACTGTAGAGAAACCTTACCAATGTAATGAATGTGGGAAGAGTTTCAAACAGAAGGCAAACTGTTTCATTCATATgagaattcacaccggagaaaAGCCATACCAGTGCACTGAATGTGGGAAGAGCTTCATGTGGCATGCCCACTTTCGACTTCATTTGAGATACCACACAGGTGAAAAGGCGTACCAGTGCAGCGACTGTGGGAAGAGTTTCACACACAGGTCAAATCTTAGCCAACACCAGAAGATTCACAGTGGAGTTAAACCTTACCAGTGTGAGGAATGTGGGAAGGCTTTCACTTACAACACAAACCTTTCCCAACACCGCAAAGTTCACACGGGAGAAAAACCTCACCAATGTAACACATGTGGGAAGAGCTTCAGGACGATATCAAACCTCAAACAGCACTCCACATTCCACACAGGCCAAAAACCTTACCAATGTAACGAATGTGGAAAGAGTTTCTGGAGGAAATCGTGTCTGAAAGAACACGCAGCATTACACACGGGCGAAAAGCCCTTTCACACTGGTGGAAAACGTTTACCGTGTAATGAATGTGGAAAGCAATTCACTAACCTGGAAAATCTTCGGCGTCATTGTAAAGCTCACCAAACAGAAAGACCTTACCAGTGTAACGAATGTGAAAAGACATTTAAACAACGCGGACACCTTTTGGTTCATCAGAGGTCTCACACAGGCGAGAAGCCTCACCACTGCGCTGAATGTGGAAAGAGTTTCACACAGCGTATAAACCTCGTAAATCATCAGAGGATTCACTCCGGTGAAAGACCTTTCCAGGGTGCAGAGTGA